One stretch of Thermocladium sp. ECH_B DNA includes these proteins:
- a CDS encoding electron transfer flavoprotein subunit beta, with the protein MNIVVLVKPALDTSNLRTAANKIMIEDTPLKISDIDRNAAEEAIRIKEKTKSGKTIAVMISKYPPTTKRAGEVENLGREVLAMGIDEAIVVVDDGLIGTDQTATAKTISEVLKRKIGQFDLIIGGEATIDGYSSQVPARVAAELGIPIVTYVREITQLGNDNITVKRDLEDEVQVINTKLPAVITVTREINTPRIPPLLQIRMAMKKPLTKLSLTDLGLSIQSKIKTTSLKPLQIQRKKIIIESGTVEEKADKLIQYLAQEGILTPR; encoded by the coding sequence ATGAATATAGTGGTTCTAGTAAAGCCCGCTCTAGATACAAGTAACTTGAGAACAGCCGCTAATAAAATAATGATCGAGGACACTCCATTAAAGATAAGTGATATAGATAGGAACGCGGCCGAGGAAGCCATTAGAATAAAGGAAAAAACCAAGAGCGGGAAAACGATTGCAGTAATGATATCTAAGTATCCACCTACTACAAAAAGGGCGGGGGAAGTCGAGAACCTTGGGCGAGAAGTGCTAGCAATGGGAATTGATGAAGCCATAGTTGTGGTCGATGATGGGCTAATAGGCACTGATCAAACGGCCACGGCGAAGACAATAAGCGAGGTGCTCAAACGGAAAATAGGGCAATTCGATCTAATAATTGGGGGGGAAGCAACAATAGATGGCTATAGTAGTCAAGTGCCTGCACGGGTAGCCGCTGAACTAGGAATACCAATAGTGACTTACGTGAGGGAAATAACGCAGTTAGGCAATGACAATATAACCGTGAAGAGGGATCTAGAGGATGAGGTTCAAGTCATAAACACCAAGTTGCCGGCCGTGATTACAGTAACTAGGGAAATAAATACTCCCCGAATACCTCCGCTGCTCCAAATACGGATGGCCATGAAGAAGCCGCTGACCAAGTTATCCCTGACAGATCTAGGGCTCTCGATTCAGTCCAAAATAAAAACCACATCACTGAAGCCCCTCCAGATTCAACGCAAGAAGATAATAATAGAGAGCGGCACCGTTGAGGAGAAGGCAGATAAATTAATTCAGTACTTGGCGCAAGAAGGCATATTAACGCCGAGGTGA